Proteins encoded in a region of the Thermococcus stetteri genome:
- a CDS encoding IS607 family transposase yields the protein MVVKEKLYTVKQASEILGVHPKTIQKWDKERKIKTIRTPGGRRRIPESEIKRLLGISEEKGIIIGYARVSSHTQKDDLERQVEAIKQYAKERGWQVQILKDIGSGLNENRKNYRKLLKLVAKGEVSKVIVTYPDRLTRFGFKTIEFFFKENGAEIIIINEKEKSPREELIEDLITIISHFAGKLYGARSHKYKKLKEGVKKLIGEVEND from the coding sequence ATGGTAGTGAAAGAGAAACTCTACACGGTAAAGCAAGCAAGCGAAATTCTCGGCGTTCACCCAAAAACAATTCAAAAATGGGATAAGGAAAGGAAAATCAAAACCATTAGGACACCCGGCGGAAGACGAAGAATACCAGAAAGCGAAATCAAGAGACTTCTCGGCATAAGCGAAGAGAAAGGCATAATCATAGGCTATGCAAGAGTCTCAAGCCATACCCAAAAAGATGACTTGGAAAGGCAGGTTGAAGCTATCAAGCAATACGCAAAAGAACGAGGCTGGCAAGTCCAAATACTCAAAGACATCGGTTCAGGATTGAACGAGAACAGGAAAAACTACCGCAAACTCCTCAAACTCGTCGCAAAGGGAGAAGTCTCAAAAGTCATAGTCACTTATCCCGACAGGCTCACCCGCTTCGGCTTCAAAACTATCGAATTCTTCTTCAAGGAAAACGGTGCAGAGATAATAATCATCAACGAGAAAGAAAAATCCCCACGAGAAGAACTCATTGAAGACTTGATAACAATAATCAGCCACTTCGCCGGCAAGCTCTACGGAGCTCGTTCCCACAAATACAAAAAGCTCAAAGAAGGCGTGAAAAAATTAATCGGGGAGGTCGAGAATGACTAA
- the rrp4 gene encoding exosome complex RNA-binding protein Rrp4 — protein MKKIFVKPRELVVPGTLLAQGPFKNGRGTFREGNAIYSTVIGLVEIRGNVIRVIPLEGPYIPEVGDSVLGKIVDVKFSSWTVDIGAPYQASLRVQDAVEERIDLLKTDLRKIFDIGDIIYAKVKAFNEVNQIDLTTKGMPFKGGPLRGGQLVTITPSKVPRLIGKGGSMINMIKTLTGTRIIVGQNGWVWVSGKNDELERLAIEAILKVDRESHTQGLTDRVKEFLLSRLRELKEQGVIEEIPEVNGEEGGEDDGQA, from the coding sequence ATGAAGAAGATTTTTGTAAAACCCAGAGAACTCGTTGTCCCTGGGACTTTACTCGCCCAGGGGCCTTTTAAGAACGGAAGAGGGACTTTCAGGGAAGGCAACGCAATCTATTCCACAGTCATTGGCCTCGTTGAGATCAGGGGAAACGTGATAAGGGTCATACCACTCGAAGGCCCGTACATTCCAGAGGTCGGAGACAGCGTCCTGGGGAAGATCGTTGACGTCAAGTTCTCCAGCTGGACGGTGGACATCGGAGCACCGTATCAGGCAAGCCTCAGGGTTCAGGATGCCGTTGAGGAGAGGATAGACCTGCTCAAGACCGACCTGAGGAAGATATTCGACATCGGGGACATAATCTATGCCAAAGTTAAGGCCTTCAATGAGGTAAACCAGATTGACCTCACAACTAAAGGAATGCCCTTCAAGGGCGGCCCGCTCAGGGGCGGTCAGCTGGTCACAATAACACCGTCCAAAGTTCCCAGGCTTATAGGCAAGGGCGGTTCGATGATCAACATGATAAAGACCCTAACTGGAACGAGGATAATAGTCGGTCAGAACGGCTGGGTATGGGTCAGCGGAAAGAACGACGAGCTTGAGAGGCTCGCAATCGAGGCAATACTCAAGGTTGACAGGGAGAGCCACACCCAGGGCCTCACCGACCGCGTTAAGGAGTTCCTCCTTAGCAGGCTCAGGGAGCTTAAGGAGCAGGGAGTAATAGAGGAAATACCCGAGGTTAACGGAGAAGAGGGTGGAGAAGATGATGGGCAGGCCTGA
- the rrp41 gene encoding exosome complex exonuclease Rrp41 codes for MMGRPEGLKLIDENGKRIDGRKKYELRPIKMEVGVLKNADGSAYVEWGKNKVLAAVYGPREIHPKHLQRPDRAILRVRYNMAPFSVEERKKPGPDRRSVEISKVIRGALEPALLLHMFPRTAIDVFIEILQADAGTRVAGITAASLALADAGIPMKDLVAACAAGKIDGEIVLDLNKEEDNYGEADVPVAIMPLKNDITLLQMDGYLTKDEFLEAVRLAIKGAKAVYQKQREALKEKYLKIAQEVEGNE; via the coding sequence ATGATGGGCAGGCCTGAAGGATTAAAGCTCATCGATGAGAACGGTAAGAGGATTGATGGTAGAAAGAAGTACGAGCTTAGGCCTATCAAGATGGAAGTGGGTGTCCTCAAGAACGCCGACGGTTCGGCGTACGTTGAGTGGGGCAAGAACAAGGTTTTAGCTGCCGTCTACGGCCCGAGAGAGATACACCCCAAGCACCTCCAGAGGCCGGACAGGGCCATACTCAGGGTCAGGTACAACATGGCGCCCTTCAGCGTTGAGGAGAGGAAGAAGCCCGGGCCGGACAGGAGGAGCGTTGAGATAAGCAAGGTCATAAGGGGTGCGCTTGAGCCAGCGTTGCTCCTTCACATGTTCCCAAGGACTGCCATAGACGTCTTCATCGAAATACTCCAGGCGGATGCCGGTACGAGGGTTGCCGGAATAACGGCCGCTTCGCTCGCTCTAGCGGATGCGGGGATACCGATGAAAGACCTGGTTGCCGCGTGCGCCGCTGGAAAGATAGACGGCGAGATAGTGCTCGACCTCAACAAGGAGGAGGACAACTACGGCGAGGCGGACGTGCCAGTCGCTATAATGCCGCTCAAGAACGACATAACTCTCCTCCAGATGGACGGCTACCTGACGAAGGATGAGTTCCTCGAGGCAGTGAGACTTGCCATAAAGGGCGCCAAAGCCGTTTACCAGAAGCAGAGGGAGGCCCTCAAAGAAAAGTACCTCAAAATAGCCCAGGAGGTTGAGGGAAATGAGTGA
- a CDS encoding cell division protein SepF, producing the protein MGLFDSLKKKDIKPSVKPPSIKKEVTGKKAPVPTRTEVDVIPVEEDVLAKELVKPQLRYLHKITITSYSDLEKVSRELQDGNIVLVDLTPLEKKPDILEKVVQQIKGMVSALDGQAAKVCKHEIKLILLPNDIRIAK; encoded by the coding sequence ATGGGACTGTTTGACAGCTTAAAAAAGAAGGATATAAAGCCAAGTGTGAAACCTCCCAGCATAAAGAAGGAGGTAACGGGCAAGAAGGCTCCCGTCCCTACCAGGACGGAGGTGGATGTCATACCTGTTGAGGAGGATGTTCTTGCTAAGGAGCTTGTTAAGCCGCAGCTAAGGTACCTGCACAAGATAACTATCACCAGCTACTCCGATCTGGAAAAGGTGTCCAGAGAACTCCAAGACGGCAACATCGTGCTCGTTGATCTCACTCCTCTTGAGAAGAAGCCCGACATACTTGAGAAGGTTGTCCAGCAGATCAAAGGCATGGTCAGTGCTCTCGACGGACAGGCCGCTAAGGTCTGCAAGCATGAGATAAAGCTCATCCTCCTGCCAAACGATATAAGGATCGCCAAGTGA
- a CDS encoding ZPR1 zinc finger domain-containing protein, translated as MGENGEKKEKVEVHEEIGEVQVISLGDCPICGGKGTLKAIQYIHEIPYFGKVMESTIYCERCGYRNADVIILEDRPPKLYTVKVEEEKDLFTRVVRSKSGTIELDEIGVKIEPGPAAEGFVTNVEGVLERVRETLLMAREFKRQEGDEEAVKKADEILQYIEDVKEGKKPITVRIMDPLGNSALIGEKVKSRLLTEEEIKKLSLGPYVIVPEAEEENTSEGEKKELDEGNSLEVNDVPREQVFNKRPHPGLPRFS; from the coding sequence ATGGGTGAAAACGGCGAGAAGAAGGAGAAGGTTGAGGTTCACGAGGAGATAGGCGAGGTTCAGGTCATTTCCCTTGGAGACTGTCCAATCTGCGGCGGGAAGGGCACGCTCAAGGCCATCCAGTACATCCACGAGATACCCTACTTCGGCAAGGTCATGGAGAGCACGATATACTGCGAGAGATGCGGCTACCGCAACGCCGACGTCATAATCCTCGAGGACAGGCCTCCAAAGCTCTACACCGTCAAGGTTGAGGAGGAGAAGGACCTCTTCACGAGGGTCGTCAGGAGCAAGAGCGGAACGATAGAGCTTGACGAAATCGGCGTCAAGATAGAGCCAGGCCCGGCCGCAGAGGGCTTCGTGACCAACGTTGAGGGAGTCCTTGAGAGGGTCCGCGAGACCCTTCTGATGGCCAGGGAGTTCAAGAGGCAGGAGGGCGACGAAGAGGCCGTTAAGAAGGCAGATGAGATACTCCAGTACATCGAAGATGTCAAGGAAGGCAAAAAACCCATAACCGTTAGGATAATGGACCCCCTCGGAAACAGCGCCCTCATAGGAGAAAAAGTCAAGAGCAGGCTTTTGACCGAGGAGGAAATAAAGAAGCTGAGCCTCGGCCCGTACGTCATCGTTCCAGAGGCCGAGGAAGAGAACACTTCAGAAGGCGAGAAGAAGGAGCTCGATGAAGGAAACTCTCTAGAGGTAAACGACGTCCCTCGCGAGCAGGTCTTCAATAAGCGCCCTCACCCAGGGCTTCCTCGTTTTTCTTGA
- a CDS encoding ASCH domain-containing protein, translating into MEHVIALHQVYAELIFRGLKTVELRKSRAFGEGDIVFLYVARGNPYELRDTLRRLGLHEEQTLTKRGTIAGGFEVGEVIKADLDTLWEMTKEASGLTLVHGENGKNWLGNYIREYGYAFTIERPFLFKEPMSREEMKERYGIHVEGIIHLSRKTRKPWVRALIEDLLARDVVYL; encoded by the coding sequence ATGGAGCACGTCATAGCCCTGCACCAGGTCTACGCGGAGCTGATATTCAGGGGGCTTAAGACGGTAGAGCTCAGGAAGAGCAGGGCCTTCGGTGAGGGGGACATAGTTTTCCTCTACGTCGCTAGGGGGAACCCTTACGAGCTGAGGGATACGCTGAGAAGACTCGGCCTCCACGAGGAGCAGACCCTAACGAAGAGGGGGACGATAGCGGGAGGCTTCGAGGTGGGAGAGGTCATCAAGGCAGACCTGGACACCCTCTGGGAGATGACCAAGGAGGCCAGCGGGCTGACGCTGGTTCACGGAGAGAACGGGAAAAACTGGCTCGGTAACTACATAAGGGAGTACGGTTATGCTTTCACGATCGAGAGGCCGTTCCTCTTCAAGGAGCCGATGAGCAGGGAGGAGATGAAGGAGCGCTACGGAATCCACGTGGAGGGCATAATCCACCTCTCAAGAAAAACGAGGAAGCCCTGGGTGAGGGCGCTTATTGAAGACCTGCTCGCGAGGGACGTCGTTTACCTCTAG
- a CDS encoding homoserine dehydrogenase: MKEVRVSLVGFGNVGRATASVLLKKSRFFEDRYGVKINVVSISDTSGTVWLPEGIDLMEALLVKETFGKLSAWTNDYEVYELTPGDVVREVDAEVVVDVTNDKEAWKWHLAALKEGKSVVTSNKPPLAYHYRELIGEAEKRGVLYLFEATVMAGTPIVGLLRENLLGDDVQSIEAVLNATTTFILTQMERGLSFEEALAKAQKLGIAERDPSGDVLGIDAGYKATILHCLAFHPITYDEIRVRGIAEVTEGEIERAKTKGKTIRLVARVEKGRVAVEPAEIPRESPLAVESHENAAVIRTDLLGELVIKGAGAGLKETASGVVSDIIKAGLRAV, translated from the coding sequence TTGAAGGAAGTTAGGGTTTCGCTTGTGGGTTTTGGAAACGTTGGAAGGGCAACGGCGAGCGTTCTTCTCAAAAAGAGCAGGTTTTTTGAGGATCGCTACGGGGTAAAGATAAACGTCGTCAGCATTTCAGACACCAGTGGAACGGTTTGGCTCCCCGAGGGGATAGACCTGATGGAAGCGCTCCTCGTGAAGGAGACCTTCGGTAAGCTCTCCGCGTGGACCAACGACTACGAGGTCTACGAGCTAACGCCAGGGGATGTGGTCAGGGAGGTCGATGCTGAGGTTGTCGTGGACGTTACCAACGATAAAGAAGCCTGGAAGTGGCACCTGGCGGCCCTGAAAGAAGGAAAAAGCGTTGTAACGAGCAACAAGCCGCCCCTTGCGTACCACTACAGGGAGCTTATAGGCGAGGCCGAAAAGAGGGGAGTCCTATACCTCTTCGAGGCAACAGTAATGGCCGGGACGCCGATAGTAGGCCTTCTGAGGGAGAACCTGCTGGGTGATGACGTCCAGAGTATCGAAGCAGTCCTCAACGCGACAACGACCTTTATCCTGACCCAGATGGAAAGGGGATTGAGCTTTGAGGAGGCGCTGGCAAAGGCCCAGAAACTCGGAATAGCCGAGAGGGACCCGAGCGGGGACGTACTCGGCATCGACGCTGGATACAAAGCCACGATACTTCACTGCCTCGCCTTCCATCCGATAACGTACGATGAGATCAGGGTCAGAGGCATTGCCGAGGTCACCGAGGGGGAGATTGAAAGGGCAAAGACCAAGGGGAAGACTATCAGATTGGTAGCGAGAGTGGAAAAGGGGAGAGTTGCCGTAGAACCTGCAGAGATACCGAGGGAAAGCCCGCTCGCGGTGGAAAGCCACGAGAACGCGGCGGTCATAAGGACTGACCTGCTGGGGGAGCTGGTAATAAAGGGCGCGGGAGCGGGGCTCAAGGAGACCGCCAGCGGTGTTGTGAGCGACATTATTAAGGCTGGACTTAGAGCAGTTTGA
- the rrp42 gene encoding exosome complex protein Rrp42 — MSEMEVMASIMRDHIIELLREGKRIDGRSFEDYRDLEIKVNVIEKAEGSAWVKLGDTQVLVGIKAELGEPFPDLPDRGVITTNVELVPLASPTFEPGPPDENAIELARVVDRGIRESQAVDLEKLVIVPGKLVRVIFIDVHVLDHGGNLLDASGIGAIAALLSTKLPRVNYNEETGEVEVLDEYEPLPVNHVPIPVTFAKIGNSIIVDPNLDEERVMDGRLTITTDETGHISAAQKGEAGAFKLEEVMYALEVALKKGNEIKEKVLKAVGKA, encoded by the coding sequence ATGAGTGAGATGGAAGTCATGGCAAGCATAATGCGCGATCACATCATCGAACTGCTCCGCGAGGGCAAGAGAATAGACGGCCGCTCCTTTGAGGACTACCGCGACCTTGAGATCAAGGTCAACGTCATTGAGAAGGCGGAGGGCTCGGCGTGGGTTAAGCTTGGCGACACTCAGGTTCTCGTCGGCATTAAGGCTGAACTTGGCGAACCCTTCCCTGACCTGCCCGATAGGGGCGTCATAACGACAAACGTTGAGCTCGTTCCGCTCGCATCACCTACCTTTGAACCCGGCCCACCGGATGAGAACGCAATCGAACTGGCGCGTGTCGTTGACAGGGGGATCAGGGAGAGCCAGGCCGTTGACCTGGAGAAGCTCGTCATAGTTCCGGGCAAGCTCGTCAGGGTTATATTCATAGACGTTCATGTCCTCGACCACGGCGGCAACCTTCTCGACGCCAGCGGAATCGGTGCCATAGCGGCTCTCCTCAGCACGAAGCTGCCAAGGGTCAACTACAACGAGGAAACTGGTGAAGTCGAGGTACTCGACGAGTACGAGCCTCTTCCAGTTAACCACGTCCCGATTCCAGTCACCTTCGCCAAGATCGGCAACTCAATAATAGTTGACCCGAACCTCGACGAGGAGCGCGTCATGGACGGCAGGCTCACCATAACGACCGATGAGACCGGACACATCTCAGCGGCCCAGAAGGGTGAAGCTGGAGCCTTCAAACTTGAGGAGGTTATGTACGCCCTTGAAGTTGCCCTGAAGAAGGGCAACGAGATAAAGGAAAAGGTTCTGAAGGCCGTTGGAAAGGCCTGA
- the psmA gene encoding archaeal proteasome endopeptidase complex subunit alpha, with protein MAFVPPQAGYDRAITVFSPDGRLFQVNYAREAVKRGATAVGVKWKEGVVLAVEKRITSKLIEPSSYEKIFLIDDHIAAAPSGIIADARVLVDRARLEAQIYRLTYGEPVPLTVLVKKICDLKQAHTQYGGVRPFGAALLMAGVNEKPELFETDPSGAYFEWKAVAIGSGRNTAMAIFEEHYRDDIGKDDAIKLAILALAKTLEESSADAIEVAYITMEDKRWKKLQREELEKYLNEILQEVKEEEVEEREEDYSELDQNY; from the coding sequence ATGGCGTTTGTACCACCGCAGGCCGGTTACGACCGGGCGATTACAGTATTCAGTCCTGACGGAAGGCTCTTCCAGGTCAACTACGCCAGAGAGGCAGTTAAGAGGGGAGCGACTGCAGTTGGTGTTAAGTGGAAGGAGGGCGTTGTTCTGGCAGTTGAGAAGAGGATCACAAGCAAGCTCATCGAGCCGAGTAGCTACGAGAAGATTTTCCTCATTGACGATCACATAGCGGCCGCTCCGAGCGGTATTATTGCCGACGCCAGAGTTCTCGTTGACAGGGCCAGGCTGGAGGCTCAAATCTACCGCCTCACCTACGGCGAACCCGTCCCGCTCACCGTTCTGGTGAAGAAGATATGCGACCTCAAGCAGGCCCACACCCAGTACGGGGGTGTGAGGCCCTTCGGCGCCGCCCTGCTCATGGCGGGCGTAAACGAGAAGCCCGAGCTGTTTGAGACCGATCCGAGCGGCGCCTACTTCGAGTGGAAGGCAGTCGCTATAGGAAGCGGAAGGAACACCGCGATGGCGATTTTCGAGGAGCACTACAGGGACGACATCGGAAAAGACGACGCAATAAAGCTCGCAATCCTCGCCTTGGCCAAAACGCTCGAAGAGTCTAGTGCCGATGCCATAGAGGTAGCTTACATAACCATGGAAGACAAGCGCTGGAAGAAGCTCCAGAGGGAGGAGCTTGAGAAGTACCTCAACGAGATCCTCCAGGAAGTCAAGGAAGAGGAAGTCGAGGAGAGGGAAGAGGACTACTCCGAACTCGACCAGAACTACTGA
- a CDS encoding ribosome assembly factor SBDS, whose translation MPISVDKAVIARLKTHGETFEILVDPYLARDFKEGKDVPIEEILATPYVFKDAHKGDKASEHEMEKIFGTSDPYEVAKIILRKGEVQLTAEQRRKMLEDKKRYIATVIHRHAVDPRTGYPHPVDRILRAMEEAGVHIDIFKDAEAQVPQVIKAIRALLPIKLEVKVIAVKIPGDYVGKAYGEVRKFGNIKREEWGSDGSWMFVIEIPGGVEEEFYEKLNALTKGEAITKLLERKGL comes from the coding sequence ATGCCAATAAGTGTTGATAAAGCCGTCATCGCCCGTCTGAAGACCCATGGTGAGACTTTCGAGATACTCGTTGATCCCTATCTCGCTAGGGACTTCAAGGAGGGCAAGGACGTCCCGATAGAGGAGATCCTCGCCACTCCCTATGTTTTTAAGGATGCCCACAAGGGCGACAAAGCTAGCGAGCACGAGATGGAGAAGATATTCGGCACCAGCGATCCCTACGAGGTCGCGAAGATAATCCTCCGAAAGGGTGAAGTCCAGCTGACGGCGGAGCAGAGGCGGAAGATGCTCGAGGACAAGAAGCGCTACATAGCAACGGTGATTCACAGGCATGCCGTTGATCCGAGGACTGGCTATCCGCATCCGGTTGACAGAATCCTCAGGGCCATGGAAGAGGCAGGAGTGCACATTGACATATTCAAAGATGCCGAAGCCCAGGTTCCGCAGGTGATAAAGGCGATAAGGGCCCTACTCCCTATAAAGCTTGAGGTCAAGGTCATAGCGGTCAAGATACCCGGGGACTACGTTGGAAAGGCCTACGGTGAGGTCAGGAAGTTCGGCAACATCAAGAGGGAGGAGTGGGGAAGCGACGGCTCCTGGATGTTCGTGATCGAGATACCCGGTGGGGTTGAGGAGGAGTTTTATGAAAAGCTCAACGCCCTTACAAAGGGCGAAGCGATAACTAAACTGTTAGAGAGGAAGGGCCTATGA
- a CDS encoding nucleotide pyrophosphohydrolase, which produces MPVDFRELEKLLVEFRDARNWKKYHTPKNLAISAVVELGELFEHFQWLSDEEILEAVKDPQKKEDIADEIADVIIYLVLLAHELEIDLDKAVDRKIRENKAKYPLSKG; this is translated from the coding sequence ATGCCCGTGGACTTCCGGGAGCTTGAAAAGTTGCTCGTTGAATTCAGGGACGCCAGGAACTGGAAAAAGTACCACACGCCAAAAAACCTGGCTATCTCCGCTGTGGTTGAGCTGGGAGAGCTTTTTGAACACTTCCAGTGGCTCAGTGATGAGGAAATCCTTGAGGCCGTAAAGGATCCTCAGAAAAAGGAGGATATCGCGGATGAGATAGCGGACGTTATAATATACCTCGTTCTCTTGGCACACGAGCTTGAAATAGACCTGGATAAGGCCGTTGACAGGAAAATCAGAGAGAACAAGGCTAAGTATCCTCTTTCCAAAGGCTGA